The following are encoded together in the Xiphophorus hellerii strain 12219 chromosome 3, Xiphophorus_hellerii-4.1, whole genome shotgun sequence genome:
- the LOC116716764 gene encoding CCN family member 3, which yields MTLGSLNKSILSSTQTFAVIGAQMCPRRCLCPAEVPVCLSGVPLVLDDCACCLVCAGQKGQACSEMKPCDTIKGLQCDYSVDVHKRTGICAVSVGNVCVLEGLVYQHGQIFFPSCKYQCVCQNGQIACIPRCNLDVMLPGPDCPIPRKVQVPGECCEKWVCEPQTEASALGGFAMAAFRQEETVGFGRWDPRLNCIEQTTEWGACSETCGMGVSTRVTNKNNRCEMVKQSRLCMIRSCEDLQGQLTQVALMVRFIQCQRVVRSDKAVHLEHKNCTSVLAYKPRYCGTCTDGRCCTPHRTKTTLVKFQCSNNTITRKPVMAILTCVCHTHCPRDNAAWEPSLLLYGGMTGR from the exons ATGACTCTGGGATCTTTAAACAAATCCATTCTATCCTCCACTCAGACATTTGCAGTGATTGGGGCTCAGATGTGTCCTCGGCGATGCCTGTGTCCTGCCGAGGTTCCAGTGTGTCTCTCTGGGGTGCCCCTGGTCCTGGATGACTGTGCCTGCTGTCTGGTTTGTGCAGGTCAAAAAGGCCAAGCATGCTCAGAGATGAAACCCTGTGACACAATTAAAGGGCTGCAGTGTGATTACTCAGTGGATGTTCACAAGAGAACTGGAATCTGTGCGG TCAGTGTGGGCAATGTGTGCGTTTTGGAGGGTTTAGTCTATCAGCATGGCCAGATCTTCTTCCCAAGCTGTAAATACCAGTGTGTTTGCCAGAATGGTCAGATAGCCTGCATTCCTCGCTGCAACCTGGATGTTATGCTTCCTGGGCCCGATTGTCCAATCCCACGCAAGGTCCAGGTTCCTGGAGAATGCTGTGAGAAGTGGGTGTGTGAGCCCCAGACTGAAGCAAGTGCACTGGGTGGCTTTGCCATGGCCG CCTTTCGTCAAGAAGAAACTGTAGGTTTTGGAAGATGGGACCCCAGGCTGAACTGCATTGAGCAGACCACAGAGTGGGGGGCCTGCTCTGAAACATGTGGCATGGGGGTCTCCACCAGGGTCACAAACAAGAACAACCGCTGTGAGATGGTGAAACAGAGTCGGCTGTGTATGATTAGATCCTGTGAAGACCTGCAGGGACAATTGACTCAGGTTGCACTAATGGTAAGATTCATTCA ATGCCAGAGGGTTGTGAGGAGCGACAAAGCTGTTCACCTTGAGCATAAGAACTGCACCAGTGTTCTGGCCTACAAGCCTCGCTACTGCGGCACCTGCACAGATGGACGCTGCTGCACCCCCCACAGAACCAAGACCACTCTGGTGAAGTTCCAGTGTTCCAACAACACAATCACCCGCAAGCCAGTCATGGCAATCCTAACCTGTGTCTGCCACACCCATTGCCCTAGAGACAATGCTGCATGGGAGCCATCGCTGCTCCTATACGGTGGCATGACAGGAAGATGA
- the LOC116714207 gene encoding E3 ubiquitin-protein ligase TRIM47-like codes for MATSGDFLSEDQFQCSICLDIFTDPVSTPCGHTFCKACLTRHWAGKRECQCPLCNNKFDKDLKLSVNTTFREVVDNFKKHHPTADATSLLKPWEVSCDVCAANKLRASKTCLVCLASFCETHLEPHLRVTALRRHKLSNPVSNLEEKICREHNRIVEFFCLNDHISLCALCTEHSDHDTVSLNEAYIDQRSHIWRRKENIGQTKNKGKAQSKKKGKSGRAEKVKANQTTDGNCLPYHRNIPSHFNPFNSQNKDFSMVKEMHGFEVSGMVGWDLVAIRGSDFVRIAGTRTQDANWDRHCILRFQVQRNTQRLMLLIDYSNGLVLLFDPDNKILLHRFTGCGIHERIFPFFIRSQPDFVTSLQSLRRRVESISGHLDISHWCLRFFIITMTSIWILHSLLIGAD; via the coding sequence ATGGCCACATCCGGTGATTTCCTGTCTGAGGACCAGTTCCAGTGCTCCATCTGTCTGGACATTTTCACTGATCCTGTCTCTACTCCATGTGGACACACCTTCTGCAAGGCCTGTCTGACCAGGCACTGGGCAGGCAAACGGGAATGCCAGTGTCCTCTGTGCAACAACAAGTTTGACAAGGACCTCAAACTGTCTGTCAACACCACATTCAGGGAGGTCGTGGACAACTTCAAGAAACATCATCCAACAGCCGATGCTACTTCCTTGTTAAAACCCTGGGAGGTGTCATGTGATGTTTGCGCAGCAAACAAACTCAGAGCCTCAAAAACTTGCTTGGTGTGCTTAGCCTCTTTTTGTGAAACACATTTAGAACCTCACCTGAGAGTGACTGCCCTTCGAAGACACAAACTCTCAAATCCTGTTTCCAACCTGGAGGAGAAAATATGCAGGGAACACAACCGGATTGTGGAGTTCTTCTGCTTGAATGATCACATTAGTCTTTGTGCCTTGTGCACAGAACATAGCGATCATGACACAGTCAGTTTGAATGAAGCATATATAGACCAAAGATCTCACATCTGGAGGAGGAAAGAGAATAttggacaaacaaaaaacaaaggaaaggcacaaagtaaaaagaaaggcaaaaGTGGGCGAGCAGAGAAAGTGAAGGCTAATCAAACAACAGATGGTAATTGTTTACCATACCACAGAAATATCCCAAGCCACTTTAATCCATTTAACTctcaaaataaagatttctcAATGGTAAAAGAGATGCATGGGTTTGAAGTCAGTGGAATGGTTGGGTGGGATCTAGTAGCAATTAGAGGGTCAGATTTTGTAAGGATCGCTGGGACGCGAACCCAGGATGCAAACTGGGATCGTCATTGCATATTGAGATTTCAAGTTCAGAGGAACACTCAAAGACTAATGTTGTTGATAGATTATAGCAATGGACTGGTGCTCTTATTTGATCCAGACAATAAAATCTTGCTTCATCGATTTACCGGCTGTGGAATCCATGAAAGGATCTTCCCATTCTTTATCCGCAGCCAACCTGACTTTGTAACATCATTGCAAAGCTTAAGAAGAAGAGTTGAAAGCATTTCAGGTCACTTAGACATTTCACACTGGTGTCTTcgtttttttattataacaaTGACATCTATTTGGATTTTACATTCCCTTCTAATAGGGGCAGACTAA